Proteins found in one Acidobacteriota bacterium genomic segment:
- a CDS encoding glycogen synthase, translating to MVGALPKALASGGNDVDVFLPFHLEAAEWYRKRRTWPEEAMPSFDVSILGLPYRVGLLWDLLPGTTVPIYFVAHDPLFHRRQIYAPNERGQDDGLWRFSLFVRASIEALKRLGRKPRILHVHDWHPALGAMLAAWSNWRDRWFDDVASVLTIHNLGYQGVYGRGDFPALGLPSAAWSGGGVEFGGNVNLLKGAIVAADMITAVSPTYADEIRTPQGGFGLDAILRARGERVVGILNGIDRGIWNPATDGALAARYSPYDLSGKASCRADLCRLAGFDPSDAGFLVGAIGRLTDQKGFDLLLESAPELVRRGVRIVMLGSGEPAYEGSMRLLEARHPGHFKAFVGYDEALSHKIEAGSDAFVMPSRFEPCGLSQMYSLAYGTPPIVRRTGGLADSVVPYDGFNLDRATGFAFDAPAPHALAAEILHAQHVFFQPDRWRRIVDNGMAQDFSWDRSAERYEAVYRRACEVRGLPW from the coding sequence GTGGTGGGCGCCCTCCCGAAGGCTCTCGCGTCCGGCGGGAACGACGTCGACGTGTTTCTCCCGTTTCACCTCGAGGCGGCCGAGTGGTACCGCAAGCGGCGCACGTGGCCCGAGGAAGCGATGCCGTCCTTCGACGTCTCGATCCTCGGCCTGCCGTACCGCGTCGGCCTCCTGTGGGACCTCCTGCCCGGGACGACCGTGCCGATCTACTTCGTCGCGCACGACCCGCTCTTCCACCGCCGGCAGATCTACGCACCGAACGAGCGCGGGCAGGACGACGGTTTGTGGCGCTTCTCGCTCTTCGTCCGCGCGTCGATCGAGGCGCTGAAGCGGCTCGGACGCAAGCCCCGGATCCTGCACGTGCACGACTGGCACCCCGCACTCGGCGCGATGCTCGCGGCATGGAGCAACTGGCGGGACCGCTGGTTCGACGACGTGGCTTCCGTCCTCACGATCCACAACCTCGGTTACCAGGGCGTTTACGGACGCGGCGACTTCCCGGCGCTCGGCCTGCCGTCCGCCGCCTGGTCGGGCGGCGGCGTGGAGTTCGGCGGGAACGTCAACCTCCTGAAGGGCGCGATCGTCGCGGCCGACATGATCACGGCGGTCTCCCCGACGTACGCCGACGAGATCCGCACTCCCCAGGGCGGCTTCGGTCTCGACGCGATCCTCAGGGCGCGGGGCGAGCGCGTCGTCGGCATCCTGAACGGGATCGACCGCGGGATCTGGAACCCCGCGACGGACGGCGCTCTCGCGGCGCGCTACTCGCCCTACGATCTCTCCGGCAAGGCCTCCTGCCGCGCCGACCTCTGCCGCCTCGCGGGCTTCGACCCGTCCGATGCCGGGTTCCTGGTCGGCGCAATCGGCCGGCTCACGGACCAGAAGGGCTTCGACCTCCTCCTCGAATCGGCCCCCGAGCTCGTGCGGCGGGGCGTGAGGATCGTGATGCTCGGCTCGGGCGAGCCCGCCTACGAGGGCTCCATGCGGCTCCTCGAGGCGCGCCACCCCGGACACTTCAAGGCGTTCGTCGGGTACGACGAGGCTCTCTCCCACAAGATCGAGGCCGGCTCCGACGCGTTCGTGATGCCGTCGCGGTTCGAGCCGTGCGGCCTCTCCCAGATGTACTCGCTCGCGTACGGGACGCCGCCGATCGTACGGCGGACCGGCGGCCTCGCGGATTCCGTCGTCCCGTACGACGGCTTCAACCTCGACCGGGCGACGGGGTTCGCGTTCGACGCGCCCGCGCCGCACGCGCTCGCGGCCGAGATCCTCCACGCACAGCACGTCTTCTTCCAGCCCGACCGCTGGCGGCGGATCGTCGACAACGGGATGGCGCAGGACTTCTCGTGGGACCGCTCCGCGGAGCGCTACGAGGCGGTCTACCGCCGGGCGTGCGAGGTCCGCGGCCTGCCCTGGTAG
- a CDS encoding inositol monophosphatase — translation MKSSLDVAIAAAREAGEVLVGHFGRLDPASVEEKAANDVVSIADKESEAVIRRAVLGAFPSDRFLGEETGLSGVDETAPSWIVDPLDGTANFVRGFPHWAVSIARTRGGLLGEIEAGVVWDPVKDDLFTAELGSGAFRNGHRLRVPPRPDLRSAALATGFPFRQAHKIDRYLSIFRELFLKVRSMRRAGSAALDLAYVGAGIFDGFFEFGLSPWDSAAGALVVTEAGGRMSDFDGGDTWRTRGNILAGSPGVHAALVAAMKEMGVEERDL, via the coding sequence ATGAAGAGCTCCCTCGACGTCGCGATTGCGGCCGCCCGCGAGGCCGGTGAGGTGCTCGTCGGGCACTTCGGCCGGCTCGACCCCGCCTCCGTAGAAGAGAAGGCCGCGAACGACGTGGTGTCGATCGCGGACAAGGAGAGCGAGGCCGTCATCCGGCGCGCCGTACTCGGCGCATTTCCCTCCGACCGCTTCCTCGGGGAGGAGACGGGCCTCTCGGGCGTGGACGAGACCGCGCCGTCCTGGATCGTGGATCCCCTCGACGGCACCGCGAACTTCGTGCGGGGATTCCCGCACTGGGCCGTGTCCATCGCGCGGACGCGCGGCGGCCTCCTCGGCGAGATCGAGGCCGGTGTCGTCTGGGACCCCGTCAAGGACGACCTCTTCACGGCGGAGCTCGGCTCCGGTGCGTTCCGCAACGGCCACCGGCTGCGGGTGCCGCCGCGGCCGGACCTGCGCAGCGCGGCGCTCGCGACGGGCTTCCCGTTCCGGCAGGCGCACAAGATCGATCGCTACCTCTCGATCTTCCGCGAGCTGTTCCTCAAGGTGCGCTCCATGCGCCGCGCCGGGAGCGCGGCGCTCGACCTCGCGTACGTCGGGGCCGGCATCTTCGACGGCTTCTTCGAGTTCGGCCTCTCGCCGTGGGATTCGGCGGCGGGCGCGCTCGTCGTGACGGAGGCCGGCGGCCGCATGTCGGACTTCGACGGCGGGGACACGTGGCGGACGCGCGGAAACATCCTTGCGGGCTCGCCGGGCGTCCACGCGGCGCTCGTCGCGGCGATGAAGGAGATGGGAGTCGAAGAGAGGGATCTATGA